Genomic window (Bombyx mori chromosome 9, ASM3026992v2):
gagtcaaatggaagaagctggtatttgggagccccggcccagagatgggagcagtactccacgcgaggccggacttgtgctttataaagcaaaagtctttgtccaggcgtgaagtaccgctttgctctgttgaggactcccagcattttggacgccaacttggctttgccttccaaatgactccgaaactggacatcgctcgaaatgtcgaccccaagtatcccgatactctcggaaggttgcagggatactccttggaattgcggcgccatgacaaaggggtccttcttcgcagtgaacgcgcaaacttgtgtctttatcgggttgaaatgaactaagttcaattcaccccattcacctcttgtgagtccgcacgagtaggtaccaccgccccgcttatttctgccgtgaagcagtaatgcgtttcggtttgaagggtggggcagccgttgtgactatactgagaccttagaactatatctcaaggtgtttggcgcatttacgttgtagatgtctatgggctccagtaaccacttaacaccattaaagagcggacggttagcgtggtatggacatgtgatgcgtagagaagatgcatgtgactaggagatgtatggaaatggtagtgcaaggttgagggagaagaggtcgaccgaagaagacatggatggagtgtgtgaatgacgatataatagagaaaggagtgagtgttgaaatgacggctgatagaagagaatggaagagaaaaattagctgtgccgaccccacctagtggcataaggtggagaaaaagaagatgatGACTTTGAAGTAGCAATCAATAATGTAAACTTTACCTTTTCGAAATGGCctaatttaatatttgtcaAAGCCCGATCGCAGTAGAACATTGGGTTGTCTTTAATTTGTTCGATAGCACGATCGTAACAACTGAGAGCTCGTTCGTACTCTCCCCGCCGAAAAGCTTTTACCGCTTGCGTTTTGAACGTATCTGCTTTCTCTCGTCTGATCTTGCGGTCGAGAGCTCGTCTCTCTGCGTCCTTACTGACTTCTGCCATCCATGTTTCTTTATCGATTTCACTCTAGAAATTCGAATCATGTGTTAAAAAAAGGCTAATATAATTTCTAGGTTTCCTACCTAGTATATATAGCCTATGTatacgtaccgccacaaatacagagagatggagaagtctctcaaaagccgcaaccatgcattaagacatacgtaaccacgaccactcagccaggagtgtacgactgagaagaagaatatatAGCCTGGCATCGTTTAGATAAAGTTGAGtttattaaagtaaatattGTAATTCGTCGTATATATTGAATACTAGTAAAAAGTAAAagattattgtatttaatatcaACATCTATGCTCAATGGGAGAATGTTGTATAACTATAACAGATATACaatcatttattttttgctcaATTATCATAGCGAGTTACTCTGCAATTTAAATAATGATACTACTGACTCGTTAGTTGACCGAAATATGCAATCAACAAttgtaattatagaaatatattaaACCATATACGAAAATTATCAGTTGTGAATGAAATTGAATggataataaaaattgctaATAAAACGTACATATTTTTGTTTGCTTAGATTTAGCTGAATAAACTTCAGTAGAAAGTTGTTGTGCGAGACCACTTCAGTTAATTTATGAGATCGGCttcatttcattaataataGATGCTAAAGGAAGTAACGattttttaaagtgtatatCGTAATTGAAGGTTTGAAACTTGCGTTTATCATTTATTCCCTATAAAATCGCCGACATTTCGGTTATCAGCTTCACGGCTTACGTAACGTGCCTTATTTACACGCACGAATGCTTTCTGTTACAGCAAACTTCACTTAAAGTTAACCTATATCCAGAATATgtgtaatgtttaaaaataaaatgcagaTACATTCCGGTCTTGGTTTGTTTGCAGTGTCTACTGCGTATCTGTTTAGTATGAAAATATTTACACTGACAACGTAAATACGGACAACAACACGAATAGaacgtttcaaaaaaaaattttattctccTAAATAACTTACTCGGATGAATACTGGTGCTCAAAGTCGAAGGGAACAAGGAATTCTAAACGCATATCTTTTTTTCTCATCTATCCGCTAATAGAGAGTACGTTATGTAAATTAGGTGGATGTTTATTTATAGAGAGACAAGCCAAGTAGCTTtcactgataaaaaaaactaggtaTTCAGTACACGTATGTTTACGTTCAACAATCAATATATATGCACGTACCAAACACTGACATCACTGTTTGTGCATTCTACTATTTATACCCGTTCGACATTGGTGGAATTTAAATGCAGTGCCTATGCTGTAGGTACTCATCAATGATTGGACTTCTTCAAACGTTGATGTCGCAGTTTTACTCTATTATACTGTATTTCTCGGTTCAGACCAGATACCTTCGTTTTATGAGAAATCGCAAGGTTGCGTTGCATACATATGCAACCTATGCTACGAACTAATTTCTCTCTCTTATCTAAATAATGATTCACAGCTTCATACTACTACATAATATAGTTAAAATAATTCCAGTATCGGAGGTGGAAATTTGGAGGATACGAAATATAATGTGTACATGTGTCCATACTCTAACAGAAACTAACTGGAACCTGAACTTTTctcactaaaaataataataaaaaactattcGTCAAACCTCTCGGCACTCAACGCTAACCGATGCTTTCGAACCTCCTCTGCGATTAACATTTTAAACAGAACAAACAACATAATATTAGCCACGTGATAATCATTAGAATTCCAACTGCTAAGACTTATTCGACGCCGGTGCAtgtcgtaataaaaataagtgaCAGAACTGCGATAACCCAGTTTTAATAACTCAGTAATGTATATTGGACGGTTATGTTCGACTTGCAACAATGTTGTTACTAGAAATTTCTATTAGGTGAATCAACCGTGTTAAATGCTTCACGCGTCCGGAGATTTAAAAAATAGGTCTTGTTTTAACAGAATTTTTTaacttgaaaataatatttataaaattcaataaaggTATTGTCCTCATTGTCTTATTGCATTagacaatttgcaaaaaatttGCTAAATTTGCAATTtgctaaaaaattataatttgcgtaatcactggtggtaggacctcttgtgagtccgcacgggtaggtaccaccgccctgcctatttctgccgtgaagcagtaatgcgtttcggtttgaagggtggggtagccgttgtaactatactgagaccttagaacttatatttcaaggtgggtggcgcatttacgttgtagatgtttatgggctccagtaaccacttaacaccaggtgggctgtgagctcgtccacccatctaagcaatgaaaaaataataataataataagtcgaTAGACATCGAAACGCGAATCAAAACCCACCATAGAACACGTAGTCGATGTTTCTCTATTGAATTGCAAAATATGTCCCACGGCTTAAATTTTAATGCATGACTACTTCGCCGCAGAAATGGGCAAGACTGTGGTACCCACCCATGCTTGCACATAGTCCAGGGATTAGACAAATttcatgtaaaaataataatttgagaaCAGATTGTCATTGTTTGATATCATTTgatgatattaaataatttttaacgaTTTATTGGATTCAAAACATCTTTTGATTCTAAAAACAAGTAAAGTCTTACTGAATCGTCGCAAGTTTTcctggtttttttattgataacagtTCTGTCGTCTTTAATATTCATGGTAACTTCTTCGTCCAGTATCACTTTCCCTTGTAGATATTTATCAGCTAAAACCTGGGCTGCGTCTGCCTTTTCTTTGTCTCCGCTAGCCATGTCTCTAACTAAATTTGATACATCACCGATCCTTTTCATGAAATTGTTCCATTCTTCGTTTAGTTCCATTTTATTGTGATCTTTCAATGCAGGATTGGATAAAATCTTGTTTAGAGCCATTTTTGTGTGAaggttttacaaaataaatgaaaaatttactTTACGAATTGACTAAATAAAGCGCATAGCAACGGTCGTTAAGACCAAATAGTACAATGTAATCATTCgggtttttttaaagaaatagcatcgcgtttttaatttaattttgttatgttacatttattattattgttcatatatgagtcgtctattatcaaaggcggcaatctgtgcatttggacaacaaaattttattgatatgtcaatacagattgatttgaatataatcgtctccttcaaagaatacggttcaaaacctgcattaaataaaggttaatagttaacctgttatttatctaagatgtcgttccgaagagttttgtgactgccgatggaattcaaagtcaataattcgtttttctgatttaccaatcattgtccaaaagtcagattgccgcctttgataatagtcgactcatatatagtatTGTGCAGGACCACTGATATAACTGTGGCTCAAGCATACTTTGTTCGGTGTACTGATATCGAGTGATGCGAATTTTCTGTATAAATGCTTAGGTGCACGTATGAACGACTTCGAAAACAAGGAAATAtggtcgtgtaataaaaatggaacccccaaaaaatttaaattttagataaTTCCTCGGGCACGTTGAGAACCCACATGGGTCAATaattgtgtttgtgtgtgtgtttattcCAAAATTGTCAAACGTTTCGGTTCAATCTCTTTCTGGGTCAACACATCGACAGAGAATGTTAGTAGTTAAGCGTCGATGACCGCCGGACCAATGCCTCGTGGGAGTAGGTAAGAAATACGTAAAACATTTGTTTCATTCGAGTTTTGGCTGCGGATTATTAAGAGAGAGGCAGTTTTAGTCGGTCAACTACGACGTGCCGCGCATACCGATGCGCAGGAAGATCTGTCGAAATCATCCTTGTCACTTTTCAGTCACTTAAAACCATAACCTTTTTATCAAATTTTCATATCTCAGTCTAAAAATGATTGTCAGTCACTTCGACACTTGGGATCTTTGGTGTCATTCTCTTGTTtcctttttattaattatctcTAAATACCTCTCGCATAAGTTTTGTAATAGTGGTTGGAGATATCAGAATGCAGCCATCTATAAACATGTTCATTGTTTCCCAATGCTAGACTGTTAAACTCAAGgtgtgttttttattgattgcttTAATTACGACCTACCTGATGGTTGGTGGTCATCGATCCTCATTTAGATCAACAATGTCAGGGGCGTAGCTTAGACACTGCCAAATTTCTTTGATTCATAGTTTATATGTATTTCTTTTAAGTAGGATCATCAGATTCCGTCATCCAAATTTGTTTTACGTAGGTACTGCTTTTTACGTGCCCAAATACCTTACCGTGCCCTTCAAGTAAATATCTGAGCTGACTTTTAACATACATACAAAGCTTCCTGGCTTTATctgtatttgtttattgcaaCCTATTAATATAACGTGCGTCTTGAAACGAGGTCTGAATGGAACCCTCAGAGATAGACAAGAACCTTCGTAGGCCCAAAAAAACTAACGGAACGGAAATCAAAGGTGAGATTGTGTGCGATCAGCGTGTTTACGAGTCCTTGTACCGCCTTGCGAATCAGCTTGTATCTATTTTTGCAGTAACACGTGATTTAACAATAGATTATACTTTTTCGTTTATCTCGGTCACGTGTTTCGCGAAACTTTTTGTCCAACAGCTATTTCGGTTACTATTAAATACTGTTCCGGcgtgaatattaaaatttacgtAGCGGATTGATATTTAGATTCATGATGTCCTATTGTCGGATCTGAGTGCGTTACTTGTTCGCATTGTTTACTGACGAAAACCACCCCTTTTTTAGAAAATAGGCAGAAgaaagtcatttttttttttttttgtattggtcAGTGCACGGACCGTGTCATGTTAAATTGCTATTCGTAGGCTAAACAACTGAATTACGCCACTAACCTTAAAACATTAAGTCGAAGtcttaattaattgtattttttagcgACTGTCCCTTCAAACAGGAAATTTGCAGCAAAAATAATtaggatggtgatacctacgtaaatttataatatttggcCGATTGGATTTTATTAATCCTTTATAATAGGTGATGTTATTTCTTGAACGCGCAAGTCGTAGTGAGCAGGTGTGTCtcgtgtttataattaatttgtaattttcgtCGACGCTGCTCTGACGTGTCGATTAATTTCCACTGTTATAATATGTAGCTTTAAAGTTTTTGTTGGCTCGGAAATATTTGGtcaatttgaatttaataacattttatacaGTCAATGAAAACATAGCAGACTTCAACTACAAAATTAATAGGGCTCACGTGGAAAGAGCAGCCATTATAGATCTAggactgttttatttattacgttgactagacatagactaccgaagcccatagacatcaacaacgttaatgccgacCACgatgccacctacctcgagaagTTTCTGTTCTATAGCACAGCAGCAattccacctttcaaaccagaatgcattacggcttcgcgacagaaacaggcggggtggtgatacctactggCGCAGACTTACCAGATCAAGGATGTCGCGCCGAACaacctattaaaattattaacagtgtGACTATTTTATTCTACACCCTTGTGAGAAGTTTCTTGTCTTGTTTTCTGATCTGATCACTATCCTATACTACTCATATAAATCGAATTAATTCCGATCGAATTCGTTTCCTTGCCTTTGCATGAGCACAGGCAAATGTGCAGGCTTGTTGGTATTTCCTTGGTGATTTCTACGTTTCAATATAAACCCTTTAAAACAGACGTAAACTTGtcgatttattattataacagtataaaataaattgcagTATATTATGTAGGTTTTAGTCAGAACTATAAAGTAAGCCTCATTTACTGCTGTTCTATAAATAATGTGTATCAATTGCACAAGTAATAACAACAGTCCCACGATTTTAGACTTTATAGTAGTGTCTCGGTGAAGTCATTTGATGGTCCCGGCatcttttcaatatttttgtgtTCATTCAACACTTATTGACATACATATAACAGATACATACAaagatatacatataatagACTCCCTATTTGAAATTCTTTAAAACGATTCTTTACGATGTTTTTTCCCtatttattcgctggtagcctaaagggctattccaacttctcGCGAACGAGCAGCCTCAACAGCGAtgtaatttttcaaaatcttaaaatatatcactacatagtataaaacaaagtcgctttctctgtctctatatctgtctgtccctatgtatgcttaaatctttaaaactacgcaacggattttgatgcggttttttttaatagatagagtgattgaagaggaaggtttatatgtataataacatcaattaaatagtggagaaatcaataataaattacagtttccgaagcgaagcgagagcgggtcgctagtataattttaaatgaacgcTGTTCACCACGGCTCTGTaggttaaatataattttgcaattaaggtttaatttttgttagaaatgtcacttttattattatttttcgtaagtttattgttaaataaataatattaacacatTGATATACCTACGTTCAATAGATTTTCGGAATGATAATGTATTGCTGTAAACTGTCACGTTTCCGAATATAATTTATGCGTTGTATTTTCACAGATTACGTAAATATGTGTTTTGTAGACTGTACaaatttttaagtaataaaacgTTTGCACACTTTATTTGCTAACCATACAGGCGTTTGTCATGCACTTGAATTATCTGTGGATTTTAatccaaattttaaaaatactattacgtttttatttgccttaaaatataaaatattatgtttttaaattcaaatattttattgaattcagttatttaaatgttttcggGGGcttattaataatgaaattgtttttgaaTCACAGTTTTCACGCCGCTTGGCTTCGTGCGTCTGTTTGGAGTTGTCGGCGGAGTTCTCGTGAAGCCGCAGTTCCTCAGAGATCTCAACGAGGAGTATTACATGTATTCGTTCGAAGAAGAGACAATCCGACGGCGAATCGACAATGCCGTCGCAACTGGTATGTacagctactttttttattgcttagatgggtggacgagctcacagcccacctggtgtcaaatggttaccggagcccatagacatctacaacgtaaatgcgccacccaccttgagatataagttctaaggtctcaagtatagttacaacggctgccccactcttcaaaccgaaacgtattactgcttcacgacagaaataggcagggtgttggtacctacccgtgcaaggtcctaccaccagtaatatcgtACTCGTACTCGTAtgttttaggtatctcaagcaccggtcacctcctcgccgaacccgtcgcttgcgacgaagggctcgaagagtaaattaacccatagacacagcccattgggtttctcgccgaatcttctcagtgggtcgcgtttccgatgcggtggtagattctgcgaagcccggctcttgctacggttcgtgttagcaacatcgtcaggcttgagccccgtgagctcacctactagttcggtgaatctagaataatcccacgaagttactagaataggtaggaaaaaaaacacatatgtTATTATCTAAAATGAAAGTTTCAAAAGTACCAGAAATCAAAATAATCTTCGTAAACAATTTccttctataaaaatattttaatatgagtAGTATCTCAGTTTGTTTGTTATGCAATCTCATATTTAGCCTGCCCTTCATGATTTCCTATTCGTATCGCGGGGGCCtagataatttataatctaCTAACGTTGGCTCGACCGTCTTTTTGTTTATATCAATCACATACATTTGTGTACAGTAATCCcccttataacacggtactcttaaaacgcattttcatattacgcgATAACAGTTTCCCGTATAACACGGATATTCTCCCATATAACGCGGGGAATTCACACATTTTACTATTTCAGTGCTGTGAAATTAATAATGATTTGTACAGTTCATAATTAACTTGGCGTACCTTTGCACTTTGTGTCAATTGTGCtgttataaaattgaattaatttattaaatttgtgttcctagtttttgaattgtaaaaacattggttatattatatttgtacataACGCATTATAGGTCGTTTTACAAGCGTGTTATGCGAGAATACTCCAACAACGCGTTTCTTATAACGCGGAAccaatctaccgtgttataggggTGATTAGTGTACTTTTCTACAAAAGTTAACGCTAGTCGGATGCACTTTGGCTAGGCCCTCAGATTTGTTATTCAGAAATCTCTCCCATATCAGAATGAGCGAATGACAATGTTACTTTTGATGCAAAACAATAGTTTTATTGGATTTACATAATTcgaaaactcatatttaaagtttaagaaCAAGTAATAAACAAGAAAATACAGTAACTTTTACTACTCTAGTACAGTCGGACGATTTTCTTTTATAGTCCTAATTTTTCAATTAGCTGAATTAatgtgttagtttttttttctctcaagAGGAAATGTGATAtgtacttgaaattattatctCAGTCTTTAGGTACCAGTGATTTATGATCGGATTTCAATTTTTGAGCCAACACCGATACGAAGAAGTATGTTTGTTTACTTCTTTGTGTCATTCCGTAAACAACAATGAAACGTCTTCGCAAACACTCACTTAATCATTCCCTCCATGTAaacaataaactataaataaagtgataataatattatgtttcaagaaaaaaatattagcaaataACAGACGTACAAACTCATGAGATGAAGGATACATTGCGAGCCGGTAATGAGCGCGCTTCACTTCCTGTAACGTGACCTGTCTTGTACTTTGTTTACTCTGTGACCTTCCTCATAAAATCTGAAAACTAAATAACACTAAATTTGAAATCAATTTAGAacaattttccagaatttcGTTTAGTTATGATTTTTTCTTGATTAGTGTAGGTATTGGATTAACTCTTATATTTTGTTTCTATTGACCTTGTGTACTCTTCATAGTTGACAGGTACGACGACAAAgacatgtttttgtttttattttatgacgtATGTCTTTCAAATGTAtacaaattgtttatttttttatactatttcaGTGTGTGTATTCAGACTCTAAATAAGGAAATTCGTCGAATGTTATTTGAATGCGAGTCGTTATTCCCATAACATTTGTCAGCTCTTTAAGTTTGACTGCGACGCAAAGCTTGGTACTTAATGATTTGTAAGGGTAACCGTGTAACCCTGAAACTGATTCTCATCAAAAAGCGATCTCTTACAGATAAATTAAGCCGTAGATCGTAAGCTATATTAATAACCTTCGAtagtaatacaataattatttataattagctgacccggcagacttcttagtgcctcaatcgataaataaaagacctaaacttttgtataaaataaacttaaaacaaaacaaaaggaatccgtccgacggtggacgaattttgttttcaaagggaaaacaaaattattatttttatttcattccgagcattttcatatgtatctaccttttaaaccttctctggacttccacaaataattcaagaccaaaattaaccaaatcggtccagccgttctcgagttttagcgagactaacgaacagcaattcatttttatatatatagatactgtATTAAACAAATCGTAGGTGTATTCGGAATAGACTTGTCTAACGTCGATAAAATATTTTGGCACATTACACTGTAAACAATGTACTGTACAAAAAGCGACCAGGAATCTGGCACGCGACTGGCGTTGCCTAAATCTAATGCTAAATCGATTCCATGGTTTGCCATTCCATTCGTATTGAGTAATGATAGTTCGCGAGAATATAATGGACCGACGGAAGTACATCAATATTCAGTGGTCGTATTGACCCACCGAATTCATTTAAGAATATATTTTAGGTCACGTGCTTGCTTAGTGGgtcatttatttctttaacgTGACTGTTACGATTTATTGACGTTTTTAATATGAAGGAAACTTCACGATCCtatgtttttgtttagtttttttttactgagaatgaattattagtttttttaacaaattttcaacaaggtgtttgtaagagattttttttaactagtcACGTTCATTTTGCTGcgaattaggattccctgtactatggGAACCATACTGGGACTGatatagatatttatataatatagacAATGACACCCAGGCAAAGAGTAAACAAATCTGTTCACAACACGAATTTGGCGTGGCGTGGGAATCAAACGCATGACCCACGCAATAGTCAGGGGCGCTAATTACTGCGCCATACAGTCAgtctatttgtttatatttcaaACGAAGGAAAACATTCTGCCGAGCCTACGGAAAGTGGCTTGGCAATATACTAAAGGTACatctaaatgagtgcagtagaatggcctcgagcagggagagatggcgggacatcgtgagacgaatcaagtctgccccttccaacactacatgacgatcacgaccactctgtcaagagtgacacgattgataAGAACACATCAAAACCGCTGTTATGAGCTATGAAGAAATTCATCTTCAACCTCTAAAATGAATCACTTTGTGTGAACCTTGGCGTTGCGGTTGTGAAATTTTCATATCTTTTATCTAATCGGGCCAGCTATTCTAACGTATACTATAGGGAAATGCGTTTGCTGCACTATTCAGTCGTATTATCTCTTAAGTCTGCGTCCACGTGTCCTCGCTCTTATTGTGATTTGTTATCTTTCTC
Coding sequences:
- the LOC101746587 gene encoding RNA polymerase II-associated protein 3 isoform X2 codes for the protein MALNKILSNPALKDHNKMELNEEWNNFMKRIGDVSNLVRDMASGDKEKADAAQVLADKYLQGKVILDEEVTMNIKDDRTVINKKTRKTCDDSSEIDKETWMAEVSKDAERRALDRKIRREKADTFKTQAVKAFRRGEYERALSCYDRAIEQIKDNPMFYCDRALTNIKLGHFEKHRDLTEYFLNKRENFEEDDDN
- the LOC101746587 gene encoding tetratricopeptide repeat protein 1 isoform X1: MALNKILSNPALKDHNKMELNEEWNNFMKRIGDVSNLVRDMASGDKEKADAAQVLADKYLQGKVILDEEVTMNIKDDRTVINKKTRKTCDDSSEIDKETWMAEVSKDAERRALDRKIRREKADTFKTQAVKAFRRGEYERALSCYDRAIEQIKDNPMFYCDRALTNIKLGHFEKVVGDCDSALRLNEDSYKARLYLTKAYKELDEHDKYETSFNDLENKFPQHRDLTEYFLNKRENFEEDDDN